The window GTTTTAGGTGAAATGGCAAACCCAGAGATTTATACAGATAAAAATGGAATCCCTCAAGTTTCTTTAAATTTAACAGCTGATATCGTGAAGTTTAGTCCATTTGGCAAGAGTGATCGCTCATCACAAGAAGCAGGTAGTGGACAAGAAAGCTATGGCGCCGAGGCAAAAAGTAGTAGCACTCCTTTTGCAGGACAGGCACAGTATAGTTATGCATCATCGGATTCCGACTCATTTAAAGACGATCAACTGCCCTTCTGAGGAGCTTTTAAATGAAATTTTTGCAAGTAAATGCTCTTAGGGAAAAGGATGTTGAAATCCTTTTCCTTCCATTCATTCAAGAAAAAGCAGAGGCGAAGAAGGTCTTTGTTTTGGATGGTTTTGACGAGGCTTATAAATTTCCTGTCGATTCTTCAGACTTTACAGCAAAAGAGGGTGAAATCACTCTTCTTTATCAGGTAAAGGGGTTAAAGAGAGTTGCTCTTCTTGGGCTTGGTCCCAAAGATAAAGTTTCAGTAGAATCTCTTCGACGAGTATTTGCAGCTTGCATTAAGTATTGTAGGCAAAAACAATATGAAAATATCCATATCGCTTTTCCAATATTGCCTTTTTCTCAAGAAGAAGTTTGTAGAGGGATGGGTGAAGGGCTTTTGCTTGCAAATTATGCTTTTGAGCATAATCGCTTTGAGTCCTTGCAAAAGAATCAAGCTTCCCTTGTTAAGAAAGCTATTTTTCTAGCCCTGCCAAAGGGCTCTCTTGCCTTGTTTGAGAAATATACTTATATTGCCGAGGGTGTTTTTTTAGCGAGGGATCTTGTCAACGGTAACGCAGATGATATTACACCAGAGGCGCTCTCTTTTCTTGCACTTCAACTTGAAGAACGCTTTTCTCAAATAAAGACGAAAGTTTTAAATAGGAAGGCTATTGAAAAGGAGAAGATGGGGCTTTTACTTGCGGTTGCAAGGGGTTCTTACAGAGATCCTGCTTTCATTGTTATGGAATATAAAGGTAATCCAAAAAGTAAAGAGCACACTGTTGTTGTTTGTAAAGGAGTTACATTTGATACAGGGGGCTTGTTGATCAAGCCAAGGGGCGGTATGGAAGATATGCGCTCAGATATGGCAGGAGCTGCTTGTGGCTTTGGCACTCTTCTTTCTGTTGTCCTTTTAAAAATGAAGGTAAATGTGAGCATTGTTATAGGTGCAACAGAAAATGCAATAGGTCCAAATGCTTATAAACCAGGTGATGTCTACAAATCGATGTCTGGAAAAACTGTTGAAATTACAGACACAGATGCTGAGGGAAGATTGGTTCTTGCAGATGCCATTACCTACACAGAAAAGTACCTAAAGCCAACTCGCATCGTCGATGTTGCTACATTGACAGGTGCTATGATGGTAGCTCTTGGCGAGGAGGTTGCAGGGATTTGCTCTAACAATAAAGAGCTAGAAGAATTGCTTATCCATGCAGGCAACGGTACTTATGAGAGGGTCTGGCCACTACCTTTGTGTGAGGAATATAAGGAGCATCTAAAGTCGGATATAGCAGATCTTAAAAACACGGGCACTAAATATGCAAGAGCAATCAGCGCAGCTCTTTTCATCCAGGAGTTTGTTGCTAAAACGCCATGGGCTCATCTTGATATTGCAGGGCCTGCTTTCTATACAAAAGAGAGGCACTACATACCTAAGAACGGTACTGGCTATGGAGTGCGCCTTCTGATAGAGTTTTTAGAATTACTTCATTAACAATGTGTATAATTACGCAGGAAGTCTATTCTTCGTCGTCATCTTCGTCTTCATAATTTGTGAGAAAGTCTTTTTTCTCATAGATCTCTAAAAGTACTTGGTAGGCTCTGTTTTGAATAGGTGTTGCGACTCTACAGCCTCTATCCGTTTGAATCATATCCTTTGCAAGCTTTATAGCATAATTTACAAGGTCAAACGAGCTCTTAAAGTTTAGTTTAATATGTTCGTTGGTCAGGCAATCTTTTAGATGCATGAAAGTGTCTCCTTAAAGTTAAAAAGGGGCGTTAATGTGTATTGCTTTATGTTCTTCTGCAATTAAAATGCTTTTTAATACAGCATAAGCCACATTTAGGTCATTATTAATAATATGGTAGTTGTAGAAACTAGATTTTTTTTCTTCGTGCTTAGCCCAGCTCAGACGTTGTTCTGTAGAGGCTGGATTTTCTGTAGATCTGCTAGAAAGGCGCTTTTTCAGTTCATTAAAAGAAGGAGGGGATATAAAGATAGTAATGGCCTCTGGGTATACTTGAGAGATGTTTAGTGCTCCTTGTGTGTCGATGACAAGTATGGCATGATGTCCAGATAAAAGAAGCATTTCCAAGCTTTTTTTGCATGTGCCATAGTAGTGATCGAAAACTTTAGCATGCTCCAAAAACTCATTTTTATATACCTTTTCATCGAAAATTTCTGGTGATACAAAATGGTAGTGAACACCTTCTATTTCATTATTTCTTGGCTTTCTTGTCGTATAGGAAACGGATGCTTTGACACAGGCAAATTCCGCTGTTAGTTTGGAAACAAGTGTCGTTTTTCCAGTTCCTGCAGGGGCACTGATAACAAATACAAGACCTTTCTCTAGGTTTCCAAGTACTTTTGGCTCGTTATTCAACATTTTGTACCTGCTCTCGTATGCGTGCAAGTTCTGTTTTCATTTCTAAAATCAGTTTTGAGCTATCCAGGTCAGAAGTTTTTGCTCCAAATGTATTGAGCTCTCTTGCAAGCTCTTGAGTTAAAAAGTCTAAGTTTTTACCAATACCTAGTTTTTTTCCATCAAGAAGATCTTTGAATTGCGAAATATGAGAATAAAACCGTGTGATCTCTTCTTGGACGCAGCTTTTTTCTGCATAGATAATCATTTCACGCAAAAGCCGCTCTTCACTTTCAATAGAGTCTGGTAAAGATTCTTTAATACGTTGTAAAAGCTTTTGGCGGTATTTTTCTGGAGATGCTTGTACAAGTGCTGAAACTTTTTTCATGCTATCTTCGAGTAGTTCTAGACGCAAGAGAAAATCATGTTTTAGCGCTTTTCCCTCTTCTTCTCGCATGCGTACAAGTTGAGAGAGACCTTCACGAACAAGTAAGTCTATGATATCCTCGCACGTTTTTTCTAACTCCGTGTTTTCGGAGTAGGTAAGTATGTTAGGATTTTCAGATAGAAGTTTTAGATCAAAGGATTTGCTATCAAGGCCAAGTGTTGCGGCAATGGAGAGCCAGGCATTATAAATCTCTTTTGCAAGAAGAAGGTTGGGAGTTATTTTAAAGAGAGATGCCTGCTCAAAAGAAGCACGTAGAGTTAAGTTCACATGTCCACATACAAGTTCTTTTTGAAGAATTTTTCGCAAAAAAGGCTCGAAAGAGGAAAGCTCTCTTGGTAAGTTGATTTGAAGCTCTAAAAATTTTCTATTAACAGATTGTATTTCAAGGGTAAAGCAGCCCAGTTCATGAGTCAGATGTGTTTTACTATATGCGGTCATGCTTCTTAGCATTGTGAATTTGTGCTCTTTAGTATCTTCATAATTTCAGTGATCCTAGCAACTATACCATTGAATGTCAATAATTTTGAGTTGAAAATCCGATAACAGTTGACATGCTTTAAGAAATTGTTTAGCTTGCAATAACTTGAATAATATTTAATCATTCTTTAATACTAGGGAGGTTTATATGTTTTCAACGCAATTACCTACAGCAGATTTATCTGCAGAGAGACTATTACACCCAAGTTCTTTGGCTAGTGTCTCTTTGGCGAGTCTCTCTGGCAGCCCATCATCGGGTGAGAGTAATTCTCCAGCTACTCCAAGTAATATTAGTTTAGAAGAGGATCTAAGTGGTGCTAGTACATCAGCAAATCCAAGCGCTCCTTCGCTAAATGAGGCTCTTCTTTATGCAGAGCGCTTACGCAGGCATACGGAGCAATTATTTGATGTGACCAACAAAAGAACTTTGTATGGAGAGCTTTATGAAGTGAGCAACAGCTTACATTTTCAAATTTTGCATATGGAATTTATAAAGAAGTTGAGAATGGGAAATGATGCCATTATAGATGTTATTAAATATTTTAAAAACATGGTTGAAATTCACGCATACTTGGAGTCAGCCCAAGAGATATTTAAACAAAATCCTATTGTAAAAGCTTTTTATGATGATAAGTTACTTCGTGCAGAGTTAATTAAAAAAGATATTGAATGCTGGGTGGCCTTGCTACAGGTAAAACAAGTAGACATTGAAGAGCTTCTTTTATATGAGCCTGCAAAAGTTACTGAAGAGTATTGTTTGCGCCTCATTGGAGGGGAGGGCTCACCTATTAATGAAGATCCAGGACTTCTTGTTGCTCATATGTTTGTATTTTATAGTATGGTATTATCTGATGGAAATGGTATTAGAGGGGGACTAGAGCGGCTTCTTAAAAAGCAAGGGTTCACAAGTGAAAAGGAGAAGTATTTGGCAAGTTTTACTTTAAATTTGGATGAGAGTACAGATGACTATCTTCATAGGTGGTATGATCGACTAAATCGAGTTTTATCTCGTGTTCCAGAAGAAAAAAGAGAAAGTTTTATCGAAGGGTTAAAGAAAGAAGTTCGAGTTGCATTCCAAGTAGTGTCTGATTTTATTAAGCAAGACCTTAGTGTTAAGGAGCCTCAAACGCAAGTTAAGGCGCACCCTTTGCGATCTTGTAGAACAATTTACATTCATTAATTATGTTTATCGAACAAATAAACCTGCAGCATAGGGACGTGCTTAGTCAATGCTTTAAAGAGCTAGGTGTTACTCTTTCTACCTACTCTTTTGCAACGCTATATCTTTTTCGTAAAAAACATGATACGTGTGTCATTTTTACTGATAAAATATATGTCAAAGGTAAAACCTATGATGAAAAGACCTACTTAATGCTGTGCTATGCACCAAACACGCTTGATCAGCAGGAGATGCTCTCTCTTCTTAAGAAGTATGACTTCATCTATCCAGTACCAGAAGTTTGGCGCGCTTATTTTGATCCAGATAAATTTTCGATGCATTTTCTAGAGGCTAATAGTGACTATGTTTTTAGTGTTGAAAAGCTTGCAACCTACCCTGGAAGGGAACTTAGCTCTAAGCGTAATTTGGAAAAGCAATTTAAAGACCACTACGATGCAAAAATGTGTGTACTGACTGAAGCGCTTGCAACAGATGCAGAGAAAGTTCTTAACCATTGGCAGGATGAAACAAAAAAGCAGGAGGAAGAAACGGATTATGAGCCTTGCAGGGAGGCTTTAAAGCTTTTGTCTTTTTTAGAACTGGAAGGAAGAATTTTTTATGTTGGAAAAGAGCCAATTGCTTTTTTGATAGGAGAAGCAATTGGCAAGAAGACTTTCATCATCCATTTTGCAAAAGCGGATACGAGATATAAAGGAGTCTACCCTTATATTTATCAGACGTTTGCTGAGGAGTGCCTTGGTAAGTACCGCTATTTTAATATGGAGGAGGATTTAGGTCTTCCTACATTAATACAAGCAAAGAGAGCTTACTTGCCAGATTTTTATAATGTTAAATTAAGAGTTGTCCATTCGCCAAGAATTAATTCAGAGCGAAAATGAAATCCCTCTTTTATATAGGCTGCAAGAACTTCTTCCTTTTGTGTATTTAGAAGACCTGATAAAACAATTTGTCCATCCTTTATTAGATATGATGCCATTTCTTTTGCAAGAAGACAAAGAGGCTTTGCTAGGATATTAGCAACGATTAAATCAAAAGGGGCATGTTTTTGAAGTTCTAATGATGAAAAACCATCGCTTTCATAGACATTTATATTGTGAACATGATTAAGTTTTGCATTTTCCTTAGTGACGCGCACGCTTTCAGGATCAATGTCAGATGCAGTAACCTTGGTTGACATAGCTTTTGCAATAGCAAGAGCTAATATACCAGACCCACAACCAAGATCAAGAGGGTTTTTAAAGGAATATTCTTTGGAAAGATCTGCAATTAGCTCAAGACATCCTTTTGTGCTTTCATGATGGCCAGAGCCAAAGGCGCTTGCAGCGTCAAGAAGTAGGCAAGTTTTGTTTGTTGGCAGAGAAGATTTGATGTGAGAGCCATAGATATAAAACTCTTTTACTTCAATAGGAGGAAATGATTTTTGGTTTTCTGCAAGGTAGTCAATATCATTGGTAGATTTAAAAGAGATTTCTGGAACATCTATTCCCAAACTTATGGCCAAAATTTCTAGTCGCAGGGCAAGCTCTTGAGAGTTTTTACTTGTAACAACCCCTTCAAATTTGCGTGGCAAATGAATGCCTTTAATATCCTCTTGCCATCCAATCATTTCTACACAGTCTTCTAAAGCCTCTGCAATGGATTCTACATCAAGGTGATTCCAGTTGAAATAAAATTCTAATAACATCTTCTTGCCTCAGATTTTGGATACAGGAGTATAGCGAATTCTACGAATAAGAGACAGTAGAAGATTTGGCTTGTGATTAATGTCGACAAAAGGATATAGTCTTGCTTTCGCTTAGCGCAATCGACGTTATCGCGGGGTGGAGCAGTGGTTAGCTCGTTGGGCTCATAACCCAAAGGCCGGAGGTTCGAATCCTTCCCCCGCTATTTTTGAGGCGGTATAGCTCAGTCGGTTAGAGCAACGGAATCATAATCCGTGGGTCGTTGGTTCGAGTCCGACTACCGCTATCGTTCTCATTTTACCTTCAAAAATACTTGTAGAGTCATTTAGCAATTCTTCTCGGAATTGCTTTTTTCATCCATTGGATAACAAGATAGTTTGACATTGCTTTCAAAAAGAACTCCTTTAGAATATGCTGTAAGAGGAATCGAATATTCAACAGCATCGACATTCCGAATGTGCTAAACGCACTAAAAAGCGCTCAAGTGTGAGATTTTGCCAGAGATCAGCGGGATCGCGATTCTTTGAATGATTTTTCTAAATCTGATGTCATGTTGTATAAGCCAAAATGTAGGGGGTGATGTTTACACGCAATGCTTTTGCATATGTACCTATTTTTTTAGGATCTGGCTTATGTGTTGTGCTCTGAAAATACTTTCGAATTGCTTTAAGTATCTTGGCTCTTTCATTCCTTTGTTCTACAAAACCTACCCATTTAAGTCAATTGGGTAGGTTTTATAGAATTTTCGCAGAAGATCATCTTTGTATTTGCAATGTGTGGATTGCCTAAGTAGGAAGCCAATCATAGAGAAAGTTAGGTGAAACATCTGCACCATTTTCCCATTCAAGAGTGGCTATTCCATCAGAAATTTTAAATGTTTTAAAATAATTTAGATCTTTTAACGGCTGGAAAATAGGCCCGCGGAATCCATCCAACGCCTTTTCAAAATCAATAACTTTTGATTTCTGGTCAGTAAATTCAATTAACACTTCATAATTTTTTAGATATTTTGCTTTCTTTACTTCATGCATAATTTTACCTATACAAGGGGAGCTATTTTTTTAAGAGTTTTTTCTGCTTTTAATAGTAGCCAATCTTCTTTTAATTCTTCTTTATGTAATAAGGCCCATTCAGTAACTAAGCCAACAACTCTATCATTTTTTTGCTTTGCTTGATGTTATATTTAAATAGATCATGTCAATCAAAAGAATCGGTATTTTGTGATATGATCTGTTAGTTAACAACGCCAGTTTAATCTATAGAAAGATATTTTTGCTAGCTTTACGAGAAAAAATTACGCAAATGAGTGGAATTGTCTAGGAGAGATCAGTACCGGCAATGAGCTATTATGATGATGCTAGTTTGTTCGGATTTATGCTCAATACTTTAGGAATCATAATCCGTGGGTCGTTGGTTTGAGTCCGACTACCGCTATCTTATTATCGCGTTTACTTCTCTTAATCACCTCCCAAGCCATTAAACTCTATTTGTTAGAAAGATATTGGAATCATAGATTTTTGAAAGTCAGCTAAAGAGTAATGTGTGGATTTTCCGTTGTGAGAAGTGCTCTTAAAAGGATTTTGTTGAGTATTAAGCGTAATATACTGTATAAAGGTTGTTATATAATATAATAAATATGTATATTAGTTGGGTTTAAATTAAAAAAGGTGATGAATGTTGATTTGGAAAGAATTAGTTCAAAATCAAATTATCAAGCATTCTGATCAAATACTTAAAACGACTCAACCGTTAAAAGAGCATTTTGGCGCATCTGTCTTTGTGTACAATCGTATTCAAAATGATGGAAAATACATGACTCTCTGTGATTCTCCCACATTTAGTGAGCTTTATGTGGAAAAGAAAATGTTTTTATTAGACCCCTATATGCGTGAGCCAAAAGTTTATAAATCTGGGATGTGTCTAACAGAGCATCAAGGGTCTGATGAGTTTAAAACGGAGATGGTATGGTTTTGCAATGAAGTTCTTCAAATGGGTATCGACATTGTGTTAATTGAAAAACATGAGAATGAAGTAGAGATATTTAATTTTATAGGGCCAAAAACATGTTTTTTGCAAAATGTTTATACGAACCATCCTGAGCTACTTAGATCATTTGCTCATCATTTCAGGCAACAACAAAACGAGCTTATCAATAGGGTGTGGGCTGATGATGCACTATCACTTCCACTTCTAAAAGGTCCTGATTACTATGTGGAAGATCCTATTTATCCTGAGATTAACATTGACTTACGACTTGCTTTTCTAAAAGATTTAGGAATGAAAAACATAATAGAAAAGCTTGAAAGCTTATCTCCAAGAGAGCGTGCTTGCTTAAAATTACTGGCACAAGACAAAACGGCTAAAGAGACAGCTTTACTCTTGAACCTCTCTCCTCGCACGATTGAAGCCTACTTTGAAAACATTAAAAATAAGTTCTCATGTTGGAACAAATATGAGATTTTAAAAATTGCACGCGACTTGGAAAGTTTGGGAATACTAACCTGATAGAGTCTTAATACATATGAATTTGAATGAATTTATCAAAGTCCAATTTATGGAAGTCGTCGGTAAACTAGGTTTGTAGCTGTTGTAGAGAGCCTGTTCATAAGAGCAGAAACATCTTTTTCAAGAGAAACATCTGCATCATTGCACTTATACCAAGCGTTGTTGCTGCTAGAATAAGAATATGCTATGTAGTGTCCACCAGTTGCATCTCCTTCATGCTCAACAACTGCTACGAGTTCATATTTGATACCATAAACAGTTGTGATAGGCTCTATAGCAATAGGATTATTATTTTTAGTGAGACCATCGGAAGATCTTTGGATCATCACTCGAAGCTCTTTTGGAGAATTCTCTTCATAACCATCTTTAATATCAGCAGCAGTGTTATATGCACTTCTTGCTACCTCATCAAGATCTGATAACCTTGATTCATTAACGAGCGTTTCAATACTTTTGGGAGTATTATTATCAGGGGGGGCTCCCTTTATAGAGCCATTTATTGACTTAGAGTGATCTTCTCCTGGAAAAAGCGCATTCAATACTTGTAGTACAAAGTCATCAGGATCATTTTGCTTTGTAAAATCCCATTCTTTTAACGGATTGTCACCTGTATCAACGGCAAAATTTTTGCACATTGCTTGGAATTCTGTGACATCTTCTTCTTTAATAGGGGTGTTATCTTCTCCAGAAACATGTCTTTTAAATTTTAATAGCTGTTCTAAAAGTGTTTTTTGTGAAGGAGAAAGAGCTTTATGTGCAGTAGTATCTTTTTTGAGAACTTCTAATTTATTACCTAATGAGCGGGCCATCAAATGCATAGAAGAGCCAAACCAGCATGTTTGTTCACCAGTAGTTCTTGGAATGCCTT of the Chlamydiales bacterium genome contains:
- the ssb gene encoding single-stranded DNA-binding protein, whose protein sequence is MNIVEIAGHLGADAEVRFTPSNLKVTTLRMAVNTRKGGTDVTMWWRVTIWGDRFDKMVPYFKKGAALIVLGEMANPEIYTDKNGIPQVSLNLTADIVKFSPFGKSDRSSQEAGSGQESYGAEAKSSSTPFAGQAQYSYASSDSDSFKDDQLPF
- a CDS encoding leucyl aminopeptidase encodes the protein MKFLQVNALREKDVEILFLPFIQEKAEAKKVFVLDGFDEAYKFPVDSSDFTAKEGEITLLYQVKGLKRVALLGLGPKDKVSVESLRRVFAACIKYCRQKQYENIHIAFPILPFSQEEVCRGMGEGLLLANYAFEHNRFESLQKNQASLVKKAIFLALPKGSLALFEKYTYIAEGVFLARDLVNGNADDITPEALSFLALQLEERFSQIKTKVLNRKAIEKEKMGLLLAVARGSYRDPAFIVMEYKGNPKSKEHTVVVCKGVTFDTGGLLIKPRGGMEDMRSDMAGAACGFGTLLSVVLLKMKVNVSIVIGATENAIGPNAYKPGDVYKSMSGKTVEITDTDAEGRLVLADAITYTEKYLKPTRIVDVATLTGAMMVALGEEVAGICSNNKELEELLIHAGNGTYERVWPLPLCEEYKEHLKSDIADLKNTGTKYARAISAALFIQEFVAKTPWAHLDIAGPAFYTKERHYIPKNGTGYGVRLLIEFLELLH
- the gmk gene encoding guanylate kinase, with protein sequence MLNNEPKVLGNLEKGLVFVISAPAGTGKTTLVSKLTAEFACVKASVSYTTRKPRNNEIEGVHYHFVSPEIFDEKVYKNEFLEHAKVFDHYYGTCKKSLEMLLLSGHHAILVIDTQGALNISQVYPEAITIFISPPSFNELKKRLSSRSTENPASTEQRLSWAKHEEKKSSFYNYHIINNDLNVAYAVLKSILIAEEHKAIHINAPF
- a CDS encoding YicC family protein; amino-acid sequence: MTAYSKTHLTHELGCFTLEIQSVNRKFLELQINLPRELSSFEPFLRKILQKELVCGHVNLTLRASFEQASLFKITPNLLLAKEIYNAWLSIAATLGLDSKSFDLKLLSENPNILTYSENTELEKTCEDIIDLLVREGLSQLVRMREEEGKALKHDFLLRLELLEDSMKKVSALVQASPEKYRQKLLQRIKESLPDSIESEERLLREMIIYAEKSCVQEEITRFYSHISQFKDLLDGKKLGIGKNLDFLTQELARELNTFGAKTSDLDSSKLILEMKTELARIREQVQNVE
- a CDS encoding biliverdin-producing heme oxygenase, whose amino-acid sequence is MFSTQLPTADLSAERLLHPSSLASVSLASLSGSPSSGESNSPATPSNISLEEDLSGASTSANPSAPSLNEALLYAERLRRHTEQLFDVTNKRTLYGELYEVSNSLHFQILHMEFIKKLRMGNDAIIDVIKYFKNMVEIHAYLESAQEIFKQNPIVKAFYDDKLLRAELIKKDIECWVALLQVKQVDIEELLLYEPAKVTEEYCLRLIGGEGSPINEDPGLLVAHMFVFYSMVLSDGNGIRGGLERLLKKQGFTSEKEKYLASFTLNLDESTDDYLHRWYDRLNRVLSRVPEEKRESFIEGLKKEVRVAFQVVSDFIKQDLSVKEPQTQVKAHPLRSCRTIYIH
- a CDS encoding phosphatidylglycerol lysyltransferase domain-containing protein; this encodes MLSQCFKELGVTLSTYSFATLYLFRKKHDTCVIFTDKIYVKGKTYDEKTYLMLCYAPNTLDQQEMLSLLKKYDFIYPVPEVWRAYFDPDKFSMHFLEANSDYVFSVEKLATYPGRELSSKRNLEKQFKDHYDAKMCVLTEALATDAEKVLNHWQDETKKQEEETDYEPCREALKLLSFLELEGRIFYVGKEPIAFLIGEAIGKKTFIIHFAKADTRYKGVYPYIYQTFAEECLGKYRYFNMEEDLGLPTLIQAKRAYLPDFYNVKLRVVHSPRINSERK
- a CDS encoding 50S ribosomal protein L11 methyltransferase, with protein sequence MLLEFYFNWNHLDVESIAEALEDCVEMIGWQEDIKGIHLPRKFEGVVTSKNSQELALRLEILAISLGIDVPEISFKSTNDIDYLAENQKSFPPIEVKEFYIYGSHIKSSLPTNKTCLLLDAASAFGSGHHESTKGCLELIADLSKEYSFKNPLDLGCGSGILALAIAKAMSTKVTASDIDPESVRVTKENAKLNHVHNINVYESDGFSSLELQKHAPFDLIVANILAKPLCLLAKEMASYLIKDGQIVLSGLLNTQKEEVLAAYIKEGFHFRSELILGEWTTLNLTL
- a CDS encoding DUF2442 domain-containing protein codes for the protein MHEVKKAKYLKNYEVLIEFTDQKSKVIDFEKALDGFRGPIFQPLKDLNYFKTFKISDGIATLEWENGADVSPNFLYDWLPT
- a CDS encoding helix-turn-helix transcriptional regulator; translation: MLIWKELVQNQIIKHSDQILKTTQPLKEHFGASVFVYNRIQNDGKYMTLCDSPTFSELYVEKKMFLLDPYMREPKVYKSGMCLTEHQGSDEFKTEMVWFCNEVLQMGIDIVLIEKHENEVEIFNFIGPKTCFLQNVYTNHPELLRSFAHHFRQQQNELINRVWADDALSLPLLKGPDYYVEDPIYPEINIDLRLAFLKDLGMKNIIEKLESLSPRERACLKLLAQDKTAKETALLLNLSPRTIEAYFENIKNKFSCWNKYEILKIARDLESLGILT